One Xyrauchen texanus isolate HMW12.3.18 chromosome 2, RBS_HiC_50CHRs, whole genome shotgun sequence genomic window carries:
- the psmd9 gene encoding 26S proteasome non-ATPase regulatory subunit 9 yields MKMTEGNGVVEQIVTEEDIRLLIKRKDEIEEQIKAYYDTLEDQGDVGMHGPLVDAEGFPRADVDLYTVRTARHNVSRLQNDHKTVMVEIENALHKLHAKVRVNKQDEEMAPVEATDHAASLPSPFARVDTIVQGSPAFLAGLQIGDEILEFGSVNARNFKNLHDVASVVQHSEGKSLRVGLIRKGEKVHLHLTPQQWSGRGLLGCNLVPLRR; encoded by the exons ATGAAAATGACAGAGGGAAACGGCGTTGTGGAACAAATCGTTACAGAAGAGGATATTCGTCTGCTTATCAAAAGAAAGGATGAAATTGAAGAACAGATCAAAGCATATTACGACACGCTAGAAGAT CAGGGTGATGTAGGCATGCACGGTCCTTTGGTCGATGCTGAGGGCTTTCCTCGTGCAGATGTGGATTTGTACACGGTCCGAACAGCAAGGCACAATGTCTCCC gCTTACAGAATGATCACAAAACTGTCATGGTGGAGATAGAGAACGCCCTTCATAAGTTGCATGCCAAGGTGAGGGTCAATAAGCAGGATGAGGAAATGGCACCGGTGGAAGCCACTGACCATGCAGCATCCTTGCCATCCCCATTTGCCCGGGTAGACACCATAGTACAAGGCTCCCCTGCTTTTCTCGCG GGTTTGCAAATTGGTGATGAGATCCTTGAATTTGGGTCTGTGAATGCACGAAACTTCAAGAATCTGCATGACGTTGCCTCTGTTGTCCAACACAGTGAAGGG AAATCTCTCCGTGTTGGACTGATTCGGAAAGGAGAAAAAGTACATCTTCATTTGACTCCACAGCAATGGTCTGGTAGAGGACTACTAGG TTGCAACTTAGTACCTCTTCGCAGATAA